A part of Xenopus tropicalis strain Nigerian chromosome 4, UCB_Xtro_10.0, whole genome shotgun sequence genomic DNA contains:
- the pdgfb gene encoding platelet-derived growth factor subunit B precursor: protein MNLGGLLVSLCLLLAVSAEGDPIPEEMFKKISEGAVTSISELRRVLQIDSVDDEDDLNYASIHQTRSSPTNSSSHSRVIRSLDAEKAVIAECKPRVEVFEISRKIVDPTNANFLVWPPCVEVQRCSGCCNSKNMRCAPTRIHVRHVQVNKIFITPKGKKQVKVVVPLEDHHDCKCEPVPSSAVRIHHPPPETKKAEPPPSTMAPVPASQKEEQPLRPHKKKNRKFKHLPSKKEQRELLVT from the exons ATGAATCTTGGGGGGCTGCTGGTTTCTCTCTGTCTCCTGCTGGCTGTCAGTGCTGAG GGAGACCCCATTCCAGAGGAGATGTTCAAGAAGATCTCAGAGGGAGCTGTCACTTCCATTTCTGAATTACGGAGGGTGCTGCAGATAGATTCCGTAG ACGATGAGGATGATTTGAACTATGCATCCATTCATCAAACAAGAAGTTCGCCCACGAACAGTTCCAGTCATTCCCGGGTCATTCGCAGCTTAG ATGCAGAAAAAGCTGTCATTGCAGAGTGCAAGCCTCGTGTAGAAGTGTTTGAGATTTCTCGCAAGATAGTGGACCCCACTAATGCTAACTTTCTGGTGTGGCCCCCATGCGTTGAAGTTCAGAGATGCTCTGGATGCTGCAACAGCAAAAATATGCGATGTGCCCCAACGAGGATCCACGTCCGCCATGTTCAG GTAAATAAAATCTTCATAAccccaaaagggaaaaaacaagTGAAGGTTGTCGTTCCTTTAGAGGATCATCATGACTGCAAGTGTGAACCTGTCCCTTCGTCTGCTGTAAGGATCCACCATCCTCCACCCGAGACCAAGAAAGCAG AACCTCCCCCAAGCACTATGGCTCCTGTTCCTGCATCTCAAAAGGAAGAGCAACCACTGCGAccacataagaaaaaaaatagaaaattcaaGCATTTACCTAGCAAGAAAGAGCAGAGAGAGCTTTTAGTCACGTAG
- the pdgfb gene encoding platelet-derived growth factor subunit B isoform X1: protein MFKKISEGAVTSISELRRVLQIDSVDDEDDLNYASIHQTRSSPTNSSSHSRVIRSLDAEKAVIAECKPRVEVFEISRKIVDPTNANFLVWPPCVEVQRCSGCCNSKNMRCAPTRIHVRHVQVNKIFITPKGKKQVKVVVPLEDHHDCKCEPVPSSAVRIHHPPPETKKAEPPPSTMAPVPASQKEEQPLRPHKKKNRKFKHLPSKKEQRELLVT from the exons ATGTTCAAGAAGATCTCAGAGGGAGCTGTCACTTCCATTTCTGAATTACGGAGGGTGCTGCAGATAGATTCCGTAG ACGATGAGGATGATTTGAACTATGCATCCATTCATCAAACAAGAAGTTCGCCCACGAACAGTTCCAGTCATTCCCGGGTCATTCGCAGCTTAG ATGCAGAAAAAGCTGTCATTGCAGAGTGCAAGCCTCGTGTAGAAGTGTTTGAGATTTCTCGCAAGATAGTGGACCCCACTAATGCTAACTTTCTGGTGTGGCCCCCATGCGTTGAAGTTCAGAGATGCTCTGGATGCTGCAACAGCAAAAATATGCGATGTGCCCCAACGAGGATCCACGTCCGCCATGTTCAG GTAAATAAAATCTTCATAAccccaaaagggaaaaaacaagTGAAGGTTGTCGTTCCTTTAGAGGATCATCATGACTGCAAGTGTGAACCTGTCCCTTCGTCTGCTGTAAGGATCCACCATCCTCCACCCGAGACCAAGAAAGCAG AACCTCCCCCAAGCACTATGGCTCCTGTTCCTGCATCTCAAAAGGAAGAGCAACCACTGCGAccacataagaaaaaaaatagaaaattcaaGCATTTACCTAGCAAGAAAGAGCAGAGAGAGCTTTTAGTCACGTAG